GGACGGGATGAACCTGTCCGGACCCGACCCGTGTATATTCCTCCCATGCACCGTATCTCGTTGGTGGCCATCGCCTTGCTGGCGGGGTCACCATTGCTTGCGCAAGACCCCCAACTCACCGTTGCCCGCTGCCTGACTCCGGACTCTGTCCTTGTCCGGGGCAACGCGCGCATCCCTCGCGAAACCATCATTGCGAACAGCGGGATCCGGGCCGGCAACACGCTGAGCTTCCCGCTCGTCCAGCGCGCGATTCGCGACCTGTTCGCCTCTGGCGACTTCGATTCCGTCAATGTGCAGTGCGGACTGCCGGACGGCCCCGAAGGTGCGGCGATGGTCATCACCGTGCGTGAGCGCCCGCTGCTCGGGCAGATCAACGTCACCGGCCCGGAGCGCATCCCGAAGCGGCAGGTGGAAGATCGCATCTCGCTGCTGCTGGGACGCCCGGTGGACCCCTCGCAGATTGCGCTGGCAATGCGCCGCATCGACTCGCTGTACAAGGCGGGCGGCTACTACCTGGCGCGCGTGCAGCCCGAGACGACGGTGGTGGGCGAGCGCATCAACCTCAACTTCCGGGTGAATGAGGGACGTCGGCTCGCGGTGTCGGGCCTGCGTGTCGTCGGCAGCGAGAACGTGGACCCCTCGCTGGTCACCAAGGCGATGGAGACGAAGCCGGAAGGCTTCTGGTGGTGGCGGAAGGGTGAGTTTGACGAGGACGTATACGCCAGCGACATCGGCGAGAAGATCCCGGCGCTGTATGCGCAGCGCGGCTACGTGGACTTCCAGCTGCGGCGCGACACCTTGATCGTCGACCCCGAGCGTGGCAAGGCGATGGTCGAGCTCACGGTGGAGGAGGGCGAGCAGTACCGTGTGACCGGCTTCGAGGTGGTGGGCAACCGTCACTTCACCGCCGACCAGATCGGCACGCTGTACCCGTTCCGCGACCGGGCGCCGACGCTCACCGAGCGCGCGCGGGCGTTGATCAAGCGGCGCCCGGCGGCCACCGACGTCTTTGACCGCTCGCGCTGGGACGAGGCGACGCGCGAACTGCAGACGCTCTACAACAACGACGGCTACATCTACGCGCAGATCAATCCCGTGGTGGAGCGCGACCCCACGGATTCGAACGCCGTGGTGCGCCTGCGCTGGGACATCCGCGAGGGCACGCCGGCGATCATCAACCGGGTGGACATCCTCGGGAACGACTACACGGTGGAGCAGTGCATCCGGGACCAGCTGTTCATCATCCCGGGTGACGTGTTCAACCAGGACCGGTTGATCCGCAGCTGGCAGGGCATCGGCAACATGGGCTTCTTCGAGACGCCGCTGCCGTTCCCGGATACGCGCCCCGCCAACCAGCAGGGCGACATCGACATCATCTTCCGCGTGAAGGAGAAGCGCACCGGCAACGTGAACTTCGGCGCCTCGGCGGGCCAGGGCACGGGTGTGGGCGGCTTCATCGGCCTCGACCAGCCGAACCTGTTCGGCCGCTGCAAGCGCGGCTCGATCCAGTGGCAGTACGGCCGCTTCATCAACGACTTCAACGCCACGTATCTCGACCCGTCCATCAAGGGCACGCGCGTGTCGGGCCAGGTCCAGGCCTATCACTCGCAGGCGCGCTTCCGCATCGCCGACTTCGGCCAGACGACGCGCATCGGCGGCAACACGCGCTTCGGCTTCCCGTTCCCGGAGTCGCGCTTCACGCGCGTGTTCCTCTCGTACGGGCTTGAGTCGGTGCGCTTTGGCTCCAGCGGCCTGCTGGGGACGGTGACGAACGACGGTTGCCAAGGCTGCCTGCGTTCCACGTTTGGCGTGGACCTGACGAAGGACACGCGCGTGGACATGCCCTTCGCCACGGACGGAAAGCTCCAGACGATCAGCGCGCAGTTCAACGGCGGCCCGCTGGGCGGATCGGCGAACTTCCAGCGCTACACGGCCGAGTTGCGGAATTACACACTGCTGGCGCGTCTGGGCGGCGCCAAGCCCGGCTCTTCGCCGCTGCGCCTCACGATGGGCCTCACGGCCCGCGGCGGTGCGGTGTTCGGCGACCCGGGTGACTTCTTCTGGTCACAGCAGTTCTCGCTGGGTGGCGTGCAGTTTGGCGAGCCGTTGCGCGGCTACCCCGAGTTCTCCATCACCCCGAACGGCTTCTCGACCTCGGCCGGCACGTTCAACGCGCAGCGTGAGTCCTTCGGCAGCGCCTTCTTCTCATCCACGGCGGAAGTCGGCCTGCGCTTCAACGCGAATCTCTACATCAACGTCTTCTACGACGCGGGCAACATCTGGGCGCGCCCGCGCGACTTCGATCCCACGCGGCTCTTCCGCGGCGCCGGCTTTGGCGCCTCCACGGTGAGCCCGCTGGGTCCGTTGGGCCTCGACTTCGCGTACGGCTTCGACCGTCGCGACCAGTTCGGGCGACCCGATCCCAAGTGGCAGCTGCATTTCCGTCTGGGCCAGTTCTTCTAATCCTTGGAGTAGCAATGACCGGTTTTGTTCGTGGCGCCTTCGTGGCCGCCCTGATGCTGATCACCGCCGCGCCTGCGCTTGCGCAGAAGGTCGGCTACGTGGACTCGCGCAAGATCCTGCAGGAGATGCCGGGTCGCACGCAGGCCGAGGCGCGGATGCGCGTGGGCATGGAGGCGCTGAGCGCCCGCCAGAAGGTGATGGTGGACTCGCTCAACGTGCTGATGGCCGCGTTCGAGAAGGACTCGGCGTCGCTGTCGCAGGCCGACAAGGTCGCACGCTTCACGACGCTGCAGGCGATGGACGGTCGCTACCGCGACACGCTGCAGGTGCTCGAGGAAGAGGCGCAGGGTGTCCAGGCCGAGGCAATGCAGCCGCTGTTCGAC
This is a stretch of genomic DNA from Gemmatimonadaceae bacterium. It encodes these proteins:
- the bamA gene encoding outer membrane protein assembly factor BamA; the protein is MHRISLVAIALLAGSPLLAQDPQLTVARCLTPDSVLVRGNARIPRETIIANSGIRAGNTLSFPLVQRAIRDLFASGDFDSVNVQCGLPDGPEGAAMVITVRERPLLGQINVTGPERIPKRQVEDRISLLLGRPVDPSQIALAMRRIDSLYKAGGYYLARVQPETTVVGERINLNFRVNEGRRLAVSGLRVVGSENVDPSLVTKAMETKPEGFWWWRKGEFDEDVYASDIGEKIPALYAQRGYVDFQLRRDTLIVDPERGKAMVELTVEEGEQYRVTGFEVVGNRHFTADQIGTLYPFRDRAPTLTERARALIKRRPAATDVFDRSRWDEATRELQTLYNNDGYIYAQINPVVERDPTDSNAVVRLRWDIREGTPAIINRVDILGNDYTVEQCIRDQLFIIPGDVFNQDRLIRSWQGIGNMGFFETPLPFPDTRPANQQGDIDIIFRVKEKRTGNVNFGASAGQGTGVGGFIGLDQPNLFGRCKRGSIQWQYGRFINDFNATYLDPSIKGTRVSGQVQAYHSQARFRIADFGQTTRIGGNTRFGFPFPESRFTRVFLSYGLESVRFGSSGLLGTVTNDGCQGCLRSTFGVDLTKDTRVDMPFATDGKLQTISAQFNGGPLGGSANFQRYTAELRNYTLLARLGGAKPGSSPLRLTMGLTARGGAVFGDPGDFFWSQQFSLGGVQFGEPLRGYPEFSITPNGFSTSAGTFNAQRESFGSAFFSSTAEVGLRFNANLYINVFYDAGNIWARPRDFDPTRLFRGAGFGASTVSPLGPLGLDFAYGFDRRDQFGRPDPKWQLHFRLGQFF
- a CDS encoding OmpH family outer membrane protein, with the protein product MTGFVRGAFVAALMLITAAPALAQKVGYVDSRKILQEMPGRTQAEARMRVGMEALSARQKVMVDSLNVLMAAFEKDSASLSQADKVARFTTLQAMDGRYRDTLQVLEEEAQGVQAEAMQPLFDVIKIALEEIRQADGYAMIFDIGNQANAIVAMDKNLDVSDKVLARIRAMPTAAAPRPTPAQPAPSTRPPEQQQPQGPVSQPTGARRP